A single region of the Paraburkholderia sprentiae WSM5005 genome encodes:
- a CDS encoding Crp/Fnr family transcriptional regulator: MLTLQSDLHGNHLLGALPSHEWQALAPHLELVHLRTEQLLCDSGQRIHHVYFPTTAIISMLSTMEDGSSVEIAAVGREGMTGVPVLTGGETMPNRVQVQCAGFAYRMSAQALKQQFARSDFLRRLMLLYMHALLTQVAQTAACNRHHALNKQLCRWLLIEVDRVASNDLTVTQQLIADMLGVRREGITEAAGKLHDEGLIHHSRGHIKVLDRKGLEARACECYGLVKREFDRLLPRLRQAETVE; the protein is encoded by the coding sequence ATGTTGACACTTCAATCCGATCTGCACGGTAACCATCTGCTGGGCGCATTGCCGTCGCACGAATGGCAAGCGCTAGCTCCGCACCTCGAACTGGTTCATCTGCGCACCGAGCAGCTGTTGTGCGATTCGGGTCAACGGATCCATCACGTGTACTTCCCCACCACCGCGATCATCTCGATGCTCTCGACGATGGAAGACGGCAGTTCGGTCGAGATCGCCGCGGTCGGCCGCGAAGGCATGACCGGCGTGCCGGTCCTCACGGGCGGCGAGACCATGCCTAACCGCGTGCAAGTGCAATGCGCGGGCTTCGCCTACCGGATGAGCGCGCAGGCGCTCAAGCAACAGTTCGCGCGTTCCGACTTTCTGCGCCGCCTGATGCTGCTGTACATGCACGCTCTTCTGACCCAGGTCGCGCAGACCGCCGCGTGCAATCGCCATCACGCACTGAACAAGCAACTGTGCCGCTGGCTGCTGATCGAAGTGGACCGCGTGGCATCGAACGACCTGACCGTCACGCAGCAACTGATCGCCGACATGCTCGGTGTGCGCCGCGAAGGCATCACCGAAGCGGCCGGCAAGCTGCACGACGAAGGTCTGATTCATCATAGCCGCGGTCATATCAAGGTGCTCGACCGCAAGGGCCTCGAAGCCCGCGCGTGCGAATGCTACGGCCTCGTGAAGCGCGAATTCGATCGTCTGCTGCCGCGGCTGCGCCAGGCCGAGACCGTTGAATAA
- a CDS encoding amino acid--[acyl-carrier-protein] ligase: protein MKLMTHTAAVAAAAADLGPSLTLRDEMLAAGLLIDTGENGLYGRSQIFEDVIDRLNVAITQLGKDQQPEVLRFPPAMRRTDFEDSEYLKSFPNLAGTIHSFCGNDMGHHRLLRALDDAMADSEDDRGDAWLAQQKPTRVVLTPAACYPIYPVMARRGPLPAGGRTVDVLSYCFRHEPSLDPGRMQMFRQREYVRLGSPEQVMAFRQMWIERGSLLVKLLRLPVEVDLANDPFFGRGGKIVADSQRSQALKFELLIPVADPRGKTACLSFNYHMDHFGAIWKIACHDGATAHTGCVGFGMERITLALFRHHGLDVNTWPDEVRALLWGDTETRVAHALQAAPSTPTSSVATERA, encoded by the coding sequence ATGAAGCTGATGACCCATACCGCCGCTGTCGCCGCGGCCGCCGCCGATCTGGGGCCTTCCCTCACGCTGCGCGACGAGATGCTGGCCGCCGGCCTGCTGATCGATACCGGGGAAAACGGGCTGTATGGCCGCAGCCAGATTTTCGAGGACGTGATCGACCGTCTGAACGTGGCGATTACGCAGCTGGGTAAAGATCAGCAGCCCGAAGTACTGCGTTTTCCGCCCGCGATGCGCCGCACCGACTTCGAGGATAGCGAGTACCTGAAGAGTTTTCCGAATCTCGCGGGCACCATTCATTCGTTCTGCGGCAACGACATGGGCCACCACCGTCTGCTGCGCGCGCTCGACGATGCGATGGCCGACAGCGAAGACGATCGCGGCGACGCATGGCTCGCGCAACAGAAACCGACGCGCGTCGTGCTGACGCCGGCCGCCTGCTATCCGATCTATCCGGTGATGGCGCGGCGCGGCCCCCTGCCCGCCGGCGGCCGCACGGTCGACGTGCTGTCGTACTGCTTTCGCCATGAGCCATCGCTCGATCCGGGCCGCATGCAGATGTTCCGCCAACGCGAATACGTGCGCCTCGGCAGTCCCGAGCAGGTGATGGCGTTCCGCCAGATGTGGATCGAGCGCGGCTCGCTGCTCGTGAAGCTGCTGCGCTTGCCGGTCGAAGTCGATCTCGCGAATGATCCGTTCTTCGGCCGCGGCGGCAAGATCGTCGCCGATAGCCAGCGCTCGCAGGCGCTCAAGTTCGAGTTGCTGATCCCGGTCGCCGACCCGCGCGGCAAGACGGCCTGCCTGTCGTTCAACTATCACATGGACCACTTCGGCGCGATCTGGAAGATCGCCTGCCACGACGGTGCGACTGCGCATACGGGCTGTGTGGGCTTCGGCATGGAACGCATCACCCTCGCGCTGTTCCGTCATCATGGGCTCGACGTCAACACGTGGCCCGACGAAGTGCGCGCGCTGCTGTGGGGCGATACCGAAACCCGCGTCGCGCATGCGCTGCAGGCGGCGCCGTCGACGCCAACGTCAAGCGTCGCCACGGAGCGCGCATGA
- a CDS encoding GNAT family N-acetyltransferase, whose translation MNWKTLEFDQLSARELYVVLRARSAVFVVEQSHVCLDPDGRDEQALHVFAVEDMARPMPVLAYARVQPGDSEDPEVTIDKVLTSPLRRGDGTAEMLIERVLEAVAERWPGRATRVSAPLGLRGFYEQFGFRKTEGPYLEHGAPFIGLTRQVRGAPARFGSRRRERGAASFVNTFELL comes from the coding sequence ATGAACTGGAAAACGCTGGAGTTCGATCAGCTATCTGCACGTGAGCTATACGTCGTGCTGCGTGCGCGCAGCGCGGTATTCGTCGTCGAGCAGTCGCATGTATGCCTCGACCCGGACGGTCGCGACGAGCAGGCCTTGCATGTGTTCGCGGTCGAGGACATGGCGCGGCCGATGCCGGTGCTCGCCTATGCGCGGGTGCAGCCCGGCGATTCCGAAGATCCGGAAGTGACGATCGACAAGGTGCTGACGAGCCCGCTGCGGCGCGGCGACGGTACCGCGGAGATGCTCATCGAGCGCGTGCTCGAAGCGGTCGCCGAACGCTGGCCGGGACGCGCCACGCGCGTGAGCGCACCGCTCGGCTTGCGCGGGTTCTACGAGCAGTTCGGTTTCCGTAAGACGGAGGGGCCGTACCTCGAACACGGCGCGCCGTTCATCGGTCTCACGCGTCAGGTGCGCGGCGCGCCGGCGCGCTTCGGTTCGCGGCGCCGCGAGCGCGGCGCCGCATCGTTCGTCAACACGTTCGAGCTGTTGTAG
- a CDS encoding oligosaccharide flippase family protein gives MERSIVRNIFVNFAGAVAPTFVSLVTVPAYIHLLGVERYGVINLLWTLIGYFSVLDLGTSLATENQIAKARAANDDSIEPIFWSACFMNLGTGIIGGALIYAATIVYITYGVKIEPTFQHEVMASLPWIAVAVPIANVTWVFAGAITGVERFASYNINQMFGTALFQLLPIAAIVCFSPSLAIAIPAAVIARLVAGLLLGVAAIRALHIRRMRMPHWRLMIGLFRYGRWLLMFSGANMIASTLDRVLVGGLLGARFVTYYATPQNLINRLNLLPLAIVRTLFPRLSAASREDADVLAHHALAFLNGAFTPCMIVALFALKPFLLLWLGPQLAASAPVASVLILGVWLSGQSSILSSLLQAQTHPAAVASVSWLQLPFFTGALWCGIHWFGIMGAALVVVLKALFDYSVLLAFSRLHAWTIVRNMLAHLAFLLVALALADSIDALLLAIAVALGLSAANFGMSLLGSSELRAALYRLWLRFVPWSGPAQG, from the coding sequence ATGGAAAGAAGCATCGTCAGGAACATCTTCGTCAACTTTGCCGGCGCCGTTGCGCCGACCTTCGTTTCCCTCGTGACCGTGCCCGCCTACATTCATCTGCTGGGCGTCGAGCGCTATGGGGTGATCAATCTGCTGTGGACGCTGATCGGCTACTTCAGCGTCCTCGATCTGGGCACCAGTCTCGCGACGGAAAATCAGATCGCCAAGGCCCGCGCGGCCAACGACGATTCGATCGAACCGATTTTCTGGAGCGCGTGTTTCATGAATCTCGGCACCGGCATCATCGGCGGTGCGCTGATTTATGCGGCCACCATCGTCTACATCACCTACGGCGTAAAAATCGAGCCGACGTTCCAGCATGAAGTGATGGCGAGCCTGCCGTGGATCGCGGTCGCCGTGCCGATCGCGAACGTCACCTGGGTGTTCGCGGGCGCGATCACCGGCGTCGAGCGCTTCGCGAGCTACAACATCAACCAGATGTTCGGCACCGCGCTGTTCCAGTTGCTGCCGATCGCGGCGATCGTCTGCTTTTCGCCGTCGCTCGCGATCGCGATTCCCGCCGCCGTGATCGCGCGTCTGGTCGCCGGCCTGTTGCTCGGCGTGGCCGCGATTCGCGCGCTCCACATTCGCCGCATGCGCATGCCGCATTGGCGTTTGATGATCGGCCTGTTTCGCTACGGCCGCTGGCTGCTGATGTTTTCCGGCGCCAACATGATTGCGTCGACGCTCGACCGGGTGCTCGTCGGCGGGCTGCTCGGCGCGCGCTTCGTCACCTACTATGCGACGCCGCAAAACCTGATCAATCGATTGAACCTGCTGCCGCTCGCGATCGTGCGAACCCTGTTTCCGCGTCTGTCGGCGGCGTCGCGCGAGGATGCGGATGTGCTCGCGCACCACGCGCTCGCGTTTCTCAACGGGGCTTTTACGCCGTGCATGATCGTCGCGCTGTTCGCGCTGAAGCCGTTCCTGCTGCTGTGGCTCGGACCGCAGCTCGCCGCCTCGGCGCCGGTCGCGAGCGTGCTGATCCTCGGCGTGTGGCTGAGCGGGCAGTCGAGCATCCTCAGCAGTTTGTTGCAGGCGCAGACCCATCCCGCGGCGGTGGCTAGCGTCAGTTGGCTGCAGTTGCCGTTCTTCACCGGCGCATTGTGGTGCGGCATCCACTGGTTCGGGATCATGGGCGCGGCGCTCGTCGTCGTGCTGAAAGCGCTATTCGATTATTCCGTATTGCTTGCATTCTCACGACTGCATGCGTGGACGATCGTGCGCAATATGCTCGCGCATCTGGCGTTTTTACTTGTCGCGCTCGCGCTCGCGGATTCGATCGACGCGTTGCTGCTGGCGATCGCCGTCGCGCTCGGTTTGAGCGCAGCGAACTTCGGCATGTCGCTGCTTGGATCGAGCGAGTTGCGCGCTGCGCTTTACAGGCTGTGGCTGCGTTTCGTGCCGTGGTCCGGACCGGCGCAAGGCTAA
- a CDS encoding glycosyl hydrolase 2 galactose-binding domain-containing protein produces the protein MDVSTLDPAADEGGAGRPRAAGALAPAHEASTAPTAPTAPALWPQRLDTGWACLSTPPHAYESPADLPAQGWLAAPVPGTVASARRAAGLLDVDHPPQLAFDDHWYRVTLIGEGSRRLRFHGLATLAQVWLDDVKRLDSESMFIAHDLDIELNGRATLVLCFRSLTPALTAKRPRARWRPRLVSPPTLRNVRTTLLGHMPGWCPTIQAVGPWRPIEMLGDAPHAFDTIDLTSRLERDDGVVSLTLRFVHPHDPTICRATLSCGDHVSSLQWRDAYTLTGNVRVRDAKRWWPHTHGEPTLYPVTLQLADSKVMSHSLGSIGFRRIEVDRGADGGDFALRVNEVPVFCRGACWTSADLVTLAGTEAQLRHTFELARAAGMNMLRVGGTTLYESDLFYALADEYGLLIWQDFALANFDYPNDAAFSALIEREASQFLTRTRRFASLAVLCGGSEVDQQAAMFGLPVARRAHPLFTELLPALVARERADVPYVSNSPSGGPWPFSTNEGITHYYGVGAYQRPLADVRGAQVRFAAECLAFANVPDEATLHEALGTIHRHDPRWKAAVPRDAGAGWDFDDVRDFYLQSLYGVEPARLRYEDAARYLDLSRAVVAELIGDVFAEWRRAGSPCRGGLVWQLQDLRAGAGWGVIDATGRPKSALHGFAQTLQSLQVTLTDEGLNGLDIHLINEHAQTFSGELELVCLRDGSIKVASARHALTLAPRSLRRISAAAYLGQFFDFTHAYRFGPRAHDVTIATLYDAASGEIVSEAFHLPERSVHARDDIGMTVELERSGDGNGWHLAIETKRFARFVHIIDPYYRAARDWFHLAPNRRTIVPLLALDPLLPTAFAASPQEVVATASNAVFKVDETCAAPRGEVRAINALSAIFYG, from the coding sequence GTGGATGTATCGACACTCGATCCGGCGGCTGACGAGGGCGGCGCCGGCCGGCCGCGCGCGGCCGGAGCGCTCGCGCCGGCGCACGAGGCTAGCACTGCGCCTACTGCGCCCACCGCGCCCGCGCTATGGCCACAACGGCTCGACACCGGCTGGGCATGTCTGAGCACGCCACCGCACGCGTACGAGTCGCCGGCCGATCTGCCCGCCCAAGGCTGGCTCGCCGCACCCGTACCCGGCACCGTCGCGAGTGCGCGGCGCGCAGCGGGTCTGCTCGATGTCGATCACCCGCCACAACTCGCGTTCGACGATCACTGGTATCGCGTCACACTGATCGGCGAGGGGTCGCGCCGTTTGCGTTTTCATGGACTCGCGACGCTCGCGCAAGTGTGGCTCGACGATGTGAAGCGGCTCGATTCCGAATCGATGTTCATCGCACACGATCTGGATATCGAACTGAATGGACGCGCAACGCTCGTGCTGTGCTTTCGCTCCCTTACCCCAGCGTTGACCGCTAAACGCCCGCGCGCACGCTGGCGACCGCGGCTCGTGTCGCCGCCGACGCTTCGCAATGTGCGCACCACGCTGCTCGGTCATATGCCCGGCTGGTGTCCGACGATTCAGGCGGTCGGTCCATGGCGTCCGATCGAGATGCTTGGCGACGCGCCGCACGCCTTCGACACGATTGATCTGACCAGCCGGCTCGAGCGCGACGACGGGGTTGTTTCGTTGACGTTACGTTTCGTCCACCCCCATGACCCCACCATCTGCCGCGCGACACTTTCTTGCGGCGATCATGTTTCGTCTTTGCAATGGCGCGATGCATACACACTCACGGGCAACGTTCGCGTGCGCGACGCGAAACGCTGGTGGCCGCATACGCACGGAGAGCCCACTTTATATCCTGTGACGTTGCAGCTCGCCGACAGCAAGGTGATGTCTCATTCTCTTGGCTCGATCGGCTTTCGTCGGATCGAAGTGGACCGCGGCGCCGACGGCGGGGACTTCGCGTTGCGCGTGAATGAAGTGCCCGTGTTCTGCCGCGGCGCGTGCTGGACGAGCGCCGATCTCGTCACGCTCGCCGGCACCGAGGCGCAATTGCGCCATACGTTCGAGCTCGCGCGCGCCGCTGGCATGAACATGCTGCGCGTGGGCGGCACGACGCTCTATGAGTCCGATCTGTTTTATGCACTCGCCGACGAGTACGGCCTGCTGATCTGGCAGGACTTCGCGTTGGCGAACTTCGACTACCCGAACGATGCCGCGTTCAGCGCACTGATCGAACGAGAAGCGAGCCAGTTCCTGACTCGCACACGTCGCTTCGCGTCGCTCGCGGTGCTGTGCGGCGGCAGCGAGGTCGATCAGCAGGCGGCCATGTTCGGACTGCCCGTGGCGCGGCGCGCGCATCCGTTGTTTACCGAGCTGTTGCCTGCGCTCGTCGCGCGCGAACGCGCTGACGTCCCCTATGTCAGCAACTCGCCGTCTGGCGGACCATGGCCGTTTTCGACTAACGAGGGCATCACGCATTACTACGGAGTGGGCGCGTATCAGCGCCCGCTCGCCGACGTGCGCGGTGCCCAGGTCCGCTTCGCCGCCGAATGTCTGGCGTTTGCCAACGTTCCCGACGAGGCGACGCTGCATGAGGCGCTCGGCACGATTCATCGGCACGATCCGCGCTGGAAAGCCGCCGTGCCGCGTGATGCCGGCGCGGGCTGGGATTTCGACGACGTGCGCGATTTCTATCTGCAGTCGCTCTACGGCGTCGAGCCGGCGCGCTTGCGCTATGAAGACGCGGCGCGTTATCTGGATCTGTCGCGCGCGGTGGTCGCCGAGCTGATCGGCGACGTGTTCGCCGAATGGCGGCGCGCGGGTTCTCCGTGCCGTGGCGGTCTCGTCTGGCAGTTGCAGGATCTGCGAGCGGGCGCGGGCTGGGGCGTAATCGATGCGACAGGACGGCCCAAAAGCGCGCTACACGGCTTCGCGCAGACGCTGCAGTCCCTGCAGGTCACGCTCACCGACGAAGGCCTGAACGGCCTCGACATTCACCTGATCAACGAGCATGCGCAAACGTTTAGCGGCGAACTCGAACTGGTCTGTCTGCGCGACGGCAGCATAAAGGTCGCCTCAGCGCGCCACGCGCTGACGCTTGCCCCGCGCAGCCTGCGACGCATCAGCGCGGCCGCGTATCTCGGCCAGTTCTTCGATTTCACGCATGCGTACCGCTTCGGCCCGCGCGCGCACGATGTCACGATTGCAACGCTCTACGATGCCGCGAGCGGCGAGATCGTGTCTGAAGCGTTTCATCTGCCCGAGCGTAGCGTGCACGCGCGTGATGACATCGGTATGACCGTCGAGCTCGAACGTAGCGGCGACGGCAACGGCTGGCATCTCGCGATCGAAACGAAGCGCTTTGCGCGCTTCGTTCATATTATCGATCCGTACTACCGCGCGGCGCGCGACTGGTTCCATCTCGCGCCGAACCGGCGCACCATCGTGCCGTTGCTTGCGCTCGACCCATTGCTGCCGACCGCGTTCGCCGCGTCGCCGCAGGAAGTCGTTGCAACTGCATCGAACGCAGTCTTTAAAGTTGATGAAACATGCGCGGCACCCCGGGGGGAAGTCCGCGCGATCAATGCGCTATCCGCCATCTTCTACGGCTAG
- a CDS encoding DUF1839 family protein, producing the protein MKPSPSPALDGAAPRGDTPWREHVAHALHQGERVWQETNCYVDLWIELLHGFGLDPRAALAFTVTQDFEGDQFTFFKFPLDDLGRLYGIQVQELAIYDSLEQRVLAQTLRGHTVLVEVDGYYLPDTRATSYRSEHPKTTIGIDFVDTAARRLGYFHNTSYHRLEGDDYDGVFRKLPHFTAQADLLFPYVEFAKQARPALEGSALAQASADLLCAHLERRPLTNPISQWRAAFPTHLDMLFDRDEAYFHLYSFNLMRQLGANFEFLSKYLQWLFAQGFEIPPTIPAAAQRIASESMVMQFRLIRALARGRRDSCEDCFDVLESAYEKTLPPLAALVR; encoded by the coding sequence ATGAAGCCATCGCCGAGTCCGGCGCTTGACGGCGCGGCGCCCCGTGGCGACACGCCGTGGCGCGAACACGTCGCGCACGCGCTGCATCAGGGCGAGCGCGTGTGGCAGGAGACCAACTGCTATGTCGATCTATGGATCGAGCTGCTGCACGGCTTCGGGCTCGATCCGCGCGCGGCGCTCGCGTTTACGGTCACACAGGATTTCGAAGGCGATCAGTTCACGTTCTTCAAGTTTCCACTCGACGATCTCGGACGCCTGTACGGCATCCAGGTGCAGGAGCTCGCGATCTACGACTCGCTCGAACAACGCGTGCTCGCGCAGACACTGCGCGGACATACCGTGCTCGTCGAGGTGGACGGCTACTACCTGCCCGATACGCGCGCGACCTCGTATCGCAGTGAGCATCCGAAGACCACGATCGGCATCGACTTCGTCGACACCGCCGCGCGTCGCCTCGGCTATTTCCACAACACCAGCTATCACCGGCTCGAGGGCGACGACTACGACGGCGTGTTTCGCAAGCTGCCGCATTTCACCGCGCAAGCCGATCTGCTGTTTCCCTACGTCGAGTTCGCCAAGCAGGCGCGCCCCGCGCTTGAAGGCAGCGCGCTCGCGCAGGCGTCGGCGGACTTGCTGTGCGCGCATCTGGAACGGCGCCCGTTGACCAATCCGATATCGCAATGGCGTGCCGCGTTTCCCACGCATCTCGACATGCTGTTCGATCGCGACGAGGCGTACTTCCACCTGTACTCGTTCAATCTGATGCGGCAGCTCGGCGCGAACTTCGAGTTTCTGTCGAAGTATCTGCAGTGGCTGTTCGCACAAGGCTTCGAGATTCCGCCGACGATACCGGCCGCCGCGCAACGCATCGCGTCGGAGTCGATGGTGATGCAATTCCGGCTGATTCGCGCGCTCGCGCGCGGCCGTCGCGATAGCTGCGAAGACTGCTTCGACGTGCTCGAAAGCGCTTATGAAAAAACGCTGCCGCCGCTGGCCGCTCTGGTGCGCTAA
- a CDS encoding acyl-CoA dehydrogenase family protein — protein sequence MSAPLLDQAAAAASGAAANSTTDTQTHDGHAAANVALTALASGPEWRAAAHRCAAIAAQHADAVDREARFPAEAFDALKGERLLSAMVPSAYGGAGLSLADIGAICETLAQGCASTAMIYAMHQIQVACIDSHRGASAWHASLLAQLAEQQWLLASATSEETIGGNMRTSACSVELDGARFRIDKLAPTISYGAHADGILVTARRTADAAASDQLLIVALRADTQLERRGGWDAMGMRGTCSEGFRLVATGLAEQILATPFADIADQTMLPVSHILWASVWTGIALDAVNRAKAFFRAQARAKPGTMPPAGLRLAEAVGLLQMMQARLSVALEAARAAHRARDGAAQADAPLAAMLGFASDMNTLKTSISTTALQVVQQVLMICGMAGYKNGTPYSVGRHLRDLHSAPLMINNDRIAQNTASLLLAQRPAAPGRA from the coding sequence ATGAGTGCACCGCTGCTGGATCAGGCCGCCGCGGCGGCCTCCGGGGCGGCCGCGAACTCGACTACCGACACACAGACCCACGATGGCCACGCCGCTGCCAACGTGGCGCTGACCGCGCTCGCGTCCGGTCCCGAATGGCGTGCCGCAGCGCATCGTTGCGCGGCCATCGCCGCGCAGCACGCGGACGCCGTGGACCGCGAGGCGCGCTTTCCGGCCGAGGCGTTCGACGCGCTCAAGGGCGAGCGTTTGCTCTCGGCGATGGTGCCGAGCGCTTACGGTGGCGCAGGGCTGTCGCTTGCCGATATCGGCGCGATCTGCGAGACGCTCGCGCAGGGCTGCGCGTCGACGGCGATGATCTATGCGATGCATCAGATCCAGGTCGCGTGCATCGACTCGCATCGCGGCGCCTCGGCCTGGCACGCGAGCCTGCTCGCGCAGCTGGCCGAGCAGCAATGGCTGCTCGCGTCGGCGACGTCGGAAGAGACGATCGGCGGCAACATGCGCACCAGCGCGTGCTCGGTCGAACTCGATGGCGCGCGGTTTCGGATCGACAAGCTCGCCCCGACGATCTCCTACGGCGCGCACGCCGACGGCATCCTGGTGACCGCGCGCCGCACCGCCGACGCGGCCGCGTCCGACCAGCTGCTGATCGTGGCGCTGCGCGCCGATACGCAGCTCGAGCGGCGCGGCGGCTGGGACGCGATGGGCATGCGCGGCACCTGCAGCGAGGGCTTCCGGCTCGTCGCGACGGGACTGGCCGAACAGATTCTCGCGACACCGTTCGCCGACATCGCCGATCAGACCATGCTGCCCGTGTCGCACATACTGTGGGCGTCGGTGTGGACCGGCATCGCGCTCGACGCGGTCAATCGCGCGAAGGCGTTCTTCCGTGCGCAGGCGCGCGCCAAGCCCGGCACGATGCCGCCCGCGGGCCTGCGGCTGGCTGAAGCGGTCGGCCTGCTGCAGATGATGCAGGCGCGTCTGTCGGTCGCGCTGGAAGCCGCGCGCGCCGCGCATCGGGCACGCGACGGCGCAGCACAAGCGGACGCCCCGCTCGCGGCCATGCTGGGTTTCGCGTCGGACATGAACACGCTGAAGACCAGCATCTCGACCACCGCGCTGCAGGTCGTCCAGCAGGTGCTGATGATCTGCGGCATGGCGGGCTACAAGAACGGCACGCCCTATAGCGTCGGCCGCCATCTGCGCGACCTGCACTCGGCGCCCTTGATGATCAATAACGACCGCATCGCGCAGAACACCGCGAGTCTGCTGCTCGCGCAACGTCCTGCCGCGCCGGGGAGAGCCTGA
- a CDS encoding acyl carrier protein produces MKTALRRILSESARLDVPVDSLADDADLYAAGLSSLATVHLMLAMEDEFNVEIPDRMLTRRLFSSLDSMAAAITELQRAKAAA; encoded by the coding sequence ATGAAGACTGCATTGAGACGCATCCTTTCCGAATCCGCACGCCTGGATGTCCCGGTGGATAGTCTTGCCGACGACGCCGACCTCTATGCTGCCGGACTCTCATCGCTCGCGACCGTGCATCTGATGCTTGCCATGGAAGACGAATTCAACGTCGAGATTCCTGACCGTATGCTGACGCGCCGACTATTCTCGAGCCTCGACTCGATGGCCGCCGCGATCACGGAGCTGCAGCGGGCTAAGGCGGCGGCATGA
- a CDS encoding undecaprenyl-phosphate glucose phosphotransferase, whose translation MFRMTARCLDALFVIVGGMLAHWMRFSTPIALADTERLLIAFNCVLVLLLFPGFGVYETWRGKALAPVLARIAAAWLMVVATALVLAFTLHRTDAVSRLWFGYSTLISGALIIATRCIMHVVLRFMRRRGMNARTVAIVGAPGFARTLLAHLEHAPQAGFKPVCVFDTSVEGHDAYGARLTRLPVLTDLKAFATKVRDERVNEVWLALPLSEERTIYRFTRTFRHDFVNLRFIPDVRSLSLFNHAIADVVGLPTLNLSATPFSPPQMWPKLMFDRVFAALALFALAPVFVALAIGIKLTSPGPVFFRQIRKGVDGRPFGIYKFRSMTVHQEEHGQITQATRNDSRVTKLGSFMRRTSLDELPQFLNVLLGQMSVVGPRPHAVEHDDLYKDQVRGYMHRYRIKPGITGWAQVNGYRGATTKVEKMEARVKFDLFYIQNWSFWFDMKIVFITIFKGFVGRNAF comes from the coding sequence ATGTTCAGGATGACCGCTCGATGCCTCGACGCGCTCTTCGTGATTGTGGGCGGCATGCTCGCCCACTGGATGCGCTTCTCCACGCCAATCGCGTTAGCCGATACCGAGCGCCTTTTGATCGCGTTCAACTGTGTGCTGGTTCTGTTGCTGTTTCCGGGCTTTGGCGTCTATGAGACCTGGCGCGGCAAGGCGCTCGCGCCGGTGCTCGCGAGAATCGCCGCCGCGTGGCTCATGGTGGTCGCCACCGCGCTCGTGCTCGCGTTCACGCTGCATCGGACGGATGCGGTGTCGCGCCTGTGGTTCGGTTACTCGACACTGATCTCCGGCGCGCTCATCATCGCGACCCGCTGCATCATGCACGTGGTGCTACGCTTCATGCGCCGCCGCGGCATGAACGCGCGCACCGTCGCGATCGTCGGCGCACCGGGCTTTGCGCGCACGCTGCTCGCACACCTCGAGCATGCGCCGCAAGCGGGCTTCAAACCGGTGTGCGTGTTCGATACCAGCGTGGAAGGCCACGACGCATATGGCGCGCGTCTGACCCGGCTACCCGTGCTGACCGATCTGAAGGCGTTCGCGACGAAGGTGCGCGATGAACGCGTGAACGAAGTGTGGCTCGCGTTGCCGCTCTCCGAGGAACGCACGATCTACCGCTTCACGCGCACCTTCAGACACGACTTCGTCAATCTGCGCTTCATTCCCGATGTACGCAGTCTGTCGCTGTTCAATCATGCGATCGCCGATGTTGTCGGTTTGCCGACGCTGAATTTGAGCGCGACGCCGTTCTCGCCGCCGCAGATGTGGCCCAAGCTGATGTTCGACCGCGTGTTCGCCGCGCTCGCGCTGTTCGCGCTCGCGCCGGTTTTCGTCGCGCTCGCGATCGGCATCAAGCTCACCTCGCCGGGACCGGTGTTTTTCCGGCAAATCCGCAAGGGCGTCGACGGCCGGCCGTTCGGCATCTACAAATTCCGCTCGATGACCGTGCACCAGGAAGAGCACGGCCAGATCACGCAGGCGACCCGCAACGACTCGCGCGTGACGAAGCTCGGCAGCTTCATGCGCCGCACGAGTCTCGACGAACTGCCGCAGTTTCTGAACGTGCTGCTCGGTCAGATGTCGGTGGTGGGTCCGCGTCCGCATGCGGTCGAACACGACGATCTGTACAAGGACCAGGTGCGCGGCTACATGCACCGTTATCGCATCAAGCCCGGCATCACCGGCTGGGCGCAGGTCAATGGCTATCGCGGCGCCACCACCAAGGTCGAAAAGATGGAAGCGCGCGTGAAGTTCGATCTCTTCTATATCCAGAACTGGTCGTTCTGGTTCGACATGAAGATTGTCTTCATCACCATTTTCAAGGGCTTTGTCGGCCGCAACGCGTTCTGA